Proteins encoded together in one Carya illinoinensis cultivar Pawnee chromosome 3, C.illinoinensisPawnee_v1, whole genome shotgun sequence window:
- the LOC122304125 gene encoding AT-hook motif nuclear-localized protein 16 has product MAGGADLTVPSLVSKTTNDRNQEHESGGNHTRPGSDVFMSPKVPKAVSPVSSVAEGETIIRRPRGRPAGSKNKPKPPIIVTRDSANALRAHAMEVSSGCDVSESLANFARRKQRGICILSGSGCVTNVTLRQPASSGAIVTLHGRFEILSLLGSILPPPAPPGITGLTIYLAGAQGQVVGGGVVGALIASGPVVIMAASFINATFDRLPLDDDEIAAAMQNQHYQNGRNHPLTDISDLYGIPQNLLTNGTMTPELYSWAPGRTMSKT; this is encoded by the coding sequence ATGGCTGGAGGCGCAGATCTAACTGTCCCTTCTTTGGTGTCAAAAACTACCAATGATCGAAACCAAGAACATGAAAGTGGGGGCAATCACACCAGGCCTGGTTCTGATGTGTTCATGTCTCCCAAAGTGCCCAAGGCAGTGTCACCAGTTTCATCTGTAGCTGAGGGGGAGACCATTATTAGGCGACCTCGTGGGAGACCAGCTGGTTCTAAGAACAAGCCTAAGCCACCCATTATTGTCACCCGAGATAGTGCCAATGCACTCCGTGCACATGCCATGGAAGTTAGCTCTGGCTGCGATGTGAGTGAAAGTTTGGCCAATTTTGCTAGGAGGAAACAACGTGGCATTTGCATACTTAGTGGCAGTGGATGTGTCACCAATGTCACGCTGCGACAACCGGCCTCCTCCGGTGCAATAGTGACCCTTCACGGTCGGTTCGAGATTCTTTCATTGCTTGGATCAATCTTGCCTCCACCAGCCCCACCGGGCATCACCGGCCTGACAATATACCTGGCTGGTGCTCAAGGACAGGTTGTCGGCGGGGGTGTGGTTGGTGCACTCATTGCTTCTGGCCCTGTCGTGATCATGGCTGCATCATTCATCAATGCCACTTTTGATCGCCTGCCATTGGATGATGATGAAATTGCTGCAGCTATGCAAAATCAACATTATCAAAACGGTCGTAATCATCCCCTTACAGATATTTCAGACTTGTATGGGATCCCGCAGAACTTGCTCACCAATGGAACCATGACCCCTGAGTTGTACTCTTGGGCACCAGGCCGAACCATGTCCAAAACCTAG